One genomic region from Prunus persica cultivar Lovell chromosome G3, Prunus_persica_NCBIv2, whole genome shotgun sequence encodes:
- the LOC109947860 gene encoding uncharacterized protein LOC109947860, whose amino-acid sequence MLCSLIANRYFFCLRSTILKANPNICCSLQVLAFITEPTSISPPLTCSASFRKKLSGLQEEENRRKGRIKGPPVGQILMLTFPNFCATLRWIVWVLLGMIGAHWLDNIPQLDKGFETQLIRFLDNALQGF is encoded by the exons ATGCTTTGCTCTCTCATCGCGAACCGCTACTTCTTTTGTCTTAGATCTACAATTCTTAAGGCCAATCCTAATATTTGTTGTTCTTTGCAGGTATTGGCCTTCATCACCGAGCCCACCAGCATCTCTCCACCACTAACTTGCTCAGCCTCATTTAGGAAAAAATTGAGTGGCCTCCAG gaagaagaaaatagaaggAAAGGGCGCATTAAGGGTCCTCCCGTTGGACAGATATTGATGTTAACCTTTCCT aaCTTCTGTGCGACCTTAAGATGGATAGTATGGGTGCTTCTTGGAATGATAGGTGCACATTGGTTAGATAATATTCCGCAATTGGACAAAGGGTTTGAAACACAACTAATCAGGTTTCTTGATAATGCTttacaaggattttaa
- the LOC18781611 gene encoding tryptophan synthase alpha chain, translated as MAASLKSTATGFLQFKKPQNPFLLLSQASTVPVKKSPLTPMAALTLTATNNLSQTFTKLKNQRKVAFIPYITAGDPHLSTTAQALKVLNSSGADVIELGVPHSDPILDGPVIQASATRSLARGTNFNSIMSMLKDVIPQLSCPIVLFSYYNPIIKHGIENFMSTISDVGVHGLVVPDAPFEETKSLRKEAVKNNVELALLTTPTTPIDQMKKIVEASEGFVYLVSTVGVTGARESVNEQIPRLLREIREATTKPVAVGFGLSKPEHVKQVAEWGADGVIVGSAIVKVLGEAKSPKEGLKALETFTKSFTSVLG; from the coding sequence ATGGCTGCTTCTCTGAAATCCACTGCTACTGGCTTTCTTCAATTTAAGAAACCTCAAAAcccatttcttcttctatccCAAGCATCAACCGTTCCAGTCAAGAAAAGTCCTCTAACACCAATGGCTGCTCTCACCTTGACCGCTACCAACAATCTCTCACAAACTTTCACAAAATTGAAGAACCAACGCAAAGTAGCATTTATCCCTTACATCACTGCCGGTGATCCTCACCTTTCAACCACGGCGCAAGCGCTGAAGGTGCTCAATTCTAGTGGGGCGGACGTGATCGAGTTAGGTGTGCCACACTCTGATCCAATACTAGACGGTCCAGTTATTCAGGCTTCAGCCACTCGTTCCTTAGCTAGAGGGACCAATTTCAATTCTATTATGTCAATGTTAAAGGACGTAATACCACAATTGTCTTGTCCAATCGTTCTATTTTCGTACTATAACCCAATTATAAAGCATGGTATTGAAAACTTCATGTCCACAATTAGCGACGTTGGGGTACATGGTCTTGTGGTTCCAGATGCTCCATTTGAAGAGACAAAAAGCTTGAGAAAGGAGGCTGTGAAGAATAACGTTGAGTTGGCATTACTAACTACACCCACTACGCCAATAGATCAAATGAAGAAGATAGTTGAAGCTTCAGAAGGATTTGTATACCTTGTGAGCACTGTGGGAGTTACCGGTGCCCGTGAATCGGTGAACGAACAAATTCCGAGGCTTTTAAGGGAAATTAGAGAGGCAACAACCAAGCCTGTGGCAGTTGGTTTTGGGCTATCAAAGCCTGAACATGTGAAACAAGTAGCAGAGTGGGGAGCTGATGGTGTTATTGTTGGTAGTGCCATTGTGAAGGTGTTGGGGGAAGCCAAGTCTCCTAAAGAAGGGTTGAAAGCACTTGAAACTTTCACCAAGTCTTTCACATCTGTCCTTGGTTaa